One Gemmatimonadaceae bacterium genomic window carries:
- a CDS encoding RecQ family ATP-dependent DNA helicase, with product MPRHLPPALGTLDAARAVLRAQFGYPDFRPPQIRAVQSVLSGRDALIVLPTGGGKSLCYQVPALVREGLTVVVSPLISLMKDQVDALDRRGVAATFINSTLTSVEVANRMARARDGTLKLLYLAPERMEAERTLLTLVEIGVSLLAIDEAHCISEWGHDFRPSYRRLGRIRERLGSPQTVALTATATPHVREDIVSQLALCEPSLVVGGFDRTNLAYSVAATRTQQDKDQSAVRWLRDASGPAIVYAPTRKAVERVTAMLVRARIKAVAYHAGLDDAVRQCAQDAFMRERTRVIVATSAFGMGIDKPDVRLVVHHAMPGSLESYYQEAGRAGRDGLASRCVLLHGYPDRFTHEYFIANANPTRPLIEHVWRVLRAAADRERRVSLSADELVDRLPPKVGDRTVGAALRVLAAVGALTLEPSTTGRVWVRLLATPIRIVTELGGDRYFDRELLRTLWRAVGKRLESGASVDLDGLPPGFGGPATLVPVLERLEAEQFLMWTRTGASLRLDERAMDADRLPVDWRAVERRRQTDLARLDAMERYSQTRACRRAFVLRYFGDPDARDHCDACDRCLGTTAGLPERALARPVNTLSRPRRT from the coding sequence GTGCCTCGACACTTGCCACCTGCGTTGGGCACGCTCGACGCGGCGCGCGCCGTTCTGCGCGCGCAGTTCGGGTATCCGGATTTTCGTCCGCCGCAGATTCGCGCTGTCCAGTCCGTGTTGTCGGGACGTGACGCACTGATTGTGCTGCCAACGGGCGGCGGAAAGTCGCTGTGCTATCAGGTGCCCGCGCTCGTGCGGGAAGGACTGACCGTCGTGGTGTCGCCTTTGATCTCACTGATGAAAGATCAGGTGGACGCGCTCGATCGTCGCGGAGTCGCGGCGACGTTCATCAACAGCACCCTCACGTCCGTGGAAGTGGCCAACCGCATGGCACGCGCCCGCGACGGCACACTGAAGTTGCTGTATCTGGCACCCGAGCGCATGGAGGCGGAGCGGACGCTGCTCACGCTCGTCGAGATCGGCGTGTCCTTGCTGGCGATCGATGAAGCGCACTGCATCAGCGAATGGGGACACGACTTCCGGCCAAGCTACCGGCGTCTCGGCCGTATTCGTGAACGACTGGGATCGCCACAGACCGTGGCGCTCACGGCCACCGCCACGCCGCATGTCCGGGAGGATATCGTTTCGCAGCTCGCGCTGTGCGAGCCCAGCCTGGTCGTCGGTGGATTCGATCGCACGAACCTCGCGTATTCTGTTGCCGCGACGCGCACGCAGCAGGACAAGGACCAGTCGGCAGTCCGGTGGCTGCGCGATGCGTCGGGGCCGGCCATCGTGTACGCGCCGACCCGCAAGGCCGTCGAGCGCGTGACCGCCATGCTGGTCCGCGCGCGCATCAAGGCCGTGGCCTATCACGCGGGCCTTGACGACGCCGTCAGACAGTGCGCGCAGGACGCCTTCATGAGGGAACGCACCCGCGTCATCGTCGCGACCAGCGCGTTCGGGATGGGGATCGACAAGCCGGACGTGCGACTGGTCGTGCATCATGCCATGCCCGGATCGCTGGAGTCGTATTACCAGGAAGCCGGGCGCGCGGGTCGTGACGGTCTCGCCAGCCGTTGCGTGCTCTTGCACGGCTATCCCGATCGGTTCACGCATGAGTACTTCATTGCCAATGCCAATCCGACGCGCCCGCTCATAGAGCACGTGTGGCGCGTCCTGCGCGCTGCGGCCGATCGGGAGCGAAGGGTCTCGCTGTCAGCGGACGAGCTGGTCGACCGACTGCCGCCCAAGGTCGGTGACCGGACCGTCGGTGCCGCGCTGCGCGTGCTGGCCGCCGTCGGCGCACTGACCCTCGAACCATCGACCACCGGCCGGGTCTGGGTGCGTCTGCTGGCCACGCCGATTCGCATCGTCACAGAGCTCGGAGGCGACCGATACTTTGATCGCGAGCTATTGCGGACGCTGTGGCGCGCGGTGGGCAAGCGGCTGGAGTCCGGGGCGTCCGTCGATCTGGACGGCCTGCCACCAGGTTTCGGCGGGCCAGCGACACTCGTCCCGGTTCTGGAGCGACTCGAAGCGGAACAGTTCCTGATGTGGACGCGGACCGGCGCCAGCCTTCGTCTGGATGAACGGGCGATGGACGCCGACCGGCTGCCGGTGGACTGGCGCGCAGTCGAACGGCGACGCCAGACCGACCTGGCACGCTTGGACGCCATGGAACGTTATTCTCAAACGCGCGCTTGCCGTCGCGCGTTCGTTCTGCGCTATTTCGGAGACCCTGATGCGCGTGATCATTGCGATGCGTGCGATCGATGCCTTGGCACCACAGCCGGTTTGCCTGAGCGCGCGCTGGCGCGCCCGGTGAATACGCTGTCTCGCCCTCGACGGACCTAA
- a CDS encoding U32 family peptidase: MLPIPELLAPAGTLDAVRAAVANGANAVYLGASMYNARDEGAQLTLDELAQACAIAHARGARVYLTFNVLIKPSELHEALAYLGECVDRGIDAAIVQDLGVVRLIQAVYPQLEIHGSTQMTVHDGSGARVMQRLGVERVVLARENTLEDIRQIREAVPALGLETFVHGALCIAYSGQCFMSGMISERSANRGSCAQSCRKDYTLTDEATGDTLDSGYLISAKDLAAHDHLEAIAQLGVGCLKVEGRKKKPEYVATVTKAYRGWLDALARGETGIAPTAEAIEPLVQIFSRGNTGGMYGGREGRDYITRTQPDNKGVELGTVVGREGGDLVVEITRPLAIGDGLGFARPDDAAGATVGGTVSVVRSASVHDGMHRQVISVRMATPRQHVPLGWRVVRSSDATLLRTAQASYAAVPVPERVGVTRVDVRVFGQAGGPLKISWSAGDLEVTVRGTVPLAPASKRALDVTQLREQLGRLGETTFKLGQLDAAGLGEGLFLPVSELNRLRQEATEQLMEQKGWARTSDAAVRDARIADVVQRTSVPALTRPTGAAEDHARVRAVVFDLADARAAAAGGATDIVLDPFLRHPSPPLARVSALRDELASQGIGLRLRTPSIVRPEERRRLDKWMALDLPLLCGHLGLVAEFGGAGRDVIGDYAINVFNQHTAALLFELGARRLVTSVELTTDEVGQLVAPWQGAGFDVLVYGRPEGMTIEHCVLSAAFDRKPTTCRDLCVQKHTNVALTDPAGYTFAVATDSACRNRLLHSRPIDASEYLPALWHHGIRGYHLVFNVPGDPVAAIVSGYRAALDALQHDRTPDLGVTRRLLDGAFTRGHFARAV; this comes from the coding sequence ATGCTTCCGATCCCAGAGTTGCTCGCCCCCGCCGGAACCCTTGACGCCGTTCGCGCGGCCGTCGCGAACGGCGCCAACGCGGTATACCTCGGCGCGTCGATGTACAACGCCCGCGACGAAGGCGCGCAACTGACGCTGGACGAGTTGGCGCAGGCGTGCGCCATCGCGCATGCCCGTGGCGCGCGGGTGTACCTCACGTTCAATGTGCTCATCAAGCCGTCCGAGCTGCACGAGGCGCTGGCCTACCTCGGGGAGTGCGTGGATCGCGGCATTGACGCGGCCATTGTGCAGGATCTGGGCGTCGTGCGGTTGATCCAGGCGGTGTATCCCCAACTCGAGATTCACGGGAGCACCCAGATGACCGTGCATGATGGCTCCGGGGCGCGTGTCATGCAGCGACTGGGCGTTGAGCGTGTGGTGCTCGCACGGGAGAATACCCTGGAGGACATTCGCCAGATTCGCGAGGCGGTGCCGGCACTGGGTCTTGAGACATTCGTCCACGGCGCGCTGTGCATCGCGTACTCCGGCCAGTGCTTCATGTCGGGTATGATCTCGGAGCGATCCGCCAACCGCGGGTCATGTGCGCAGTCCTGCCGCAAGGACTACACGCTGACGGATGAGGCAACCGGCGACACGCTCGACTCGGGATACCTGATTTCCGCCAAGGATCTGGCCGCCCACGATCACCTCGAGGCGATCGCGCAGCTGGGCGTCGGGTGCCTGAAGGTGGAAGGACGCAAGAAGAAGCCTGAGTACGTCGCGACCGTGACCAAGGCGTATCGCGGTTGGCTCGATGCGTTGGCGCGTGGCGAAACCGGCATCGCACCGACTGCCGAGGCCATCGAACCACTGGTGCAGATCTTCAGCCGTGGCAACACCGGCGGCATGTATGGAGGTCGCGAAGGCCGCGACTACATCACGCGGACACAGCCGGACAACAAGGGTGTCGAATTGGGAACGGTGGTCGGGCGCGAAGGTGGTGATCTTGTCGTCGAAATCACCCGGCCGCTTGCCATCGGTGATGGATTGGGATTCGCGCGGCCCGACGACGCTGCGGGCGCGACGGTAGGCGGAACGGTCAGCGTGGTTCGCTCGGCGTCAGTGCATGATGGCATGCATCGGCAGGTGATTTCCGTCCGAATGGCGACGCCGCGCCAGCACGTTCCGCTCGGGTGGCGGGTCGTGCGTTCCAGCGACGCCACCTTGCTTCGCACTGCGCAGGCGTCGTACGCTGCGGTACCAGTTCCCGAACGCGTGGGTGTAACGCGCGTGGATGTGCGGGTGTTCGGTCAGGCCGGCGGACCGCTCAAGATCTCGTGGAGTGCCGGCGACCTTGAGGTCACGGTGCGGGGAACCGTTCCTCTGGCCCCGGCCAGCAAACGCGCCCTCGATGTGACGCAACTACGCGAGCAACTGGGGCGGCTGGGCGAGACGACGTTCAAGCTTGGTCAGCTTGATGCGGCCGGGTTGGGTGAGGGACTGTTCCTCCCCGTCAGTGAGCTCAATCGCCTGCGCCAGGAGGCAACCGAGCAACTGATGGAGCAGAAGGGCTGGGCGCGCACGAGCGACGCCGCCGTGCGCGATGCGCGCATCGCCGATGTCGTGCAACGGACGTCGGTGCCGGCATTGACGCGCCCCACCGGTGCTGCTGAGGACCACGCCCGCGTGCGCGCCGTGGTCTTCGACCTGGCTGATGCGCGCGCGGCAGCGGCGGGCGGTGCGACCGACATCGTGCTGGATCCATTTCTTCGACATCCTTCACCGCCGCTGGCACGGGTGTCGGCGTTGCGGGACGAACTCGCCAGCCAAGGCATCGGACTGCGGTTGCGGACACCGAGTATCGTGCGCCCGGAAGAACGCCGGCGCCTCGACAAGTGGATGGCACTCGACCTGCCGTTGCTGTGTGGCCACCTTGGCCTCGTCGCCGAGTTCGGCGGCGCCGGTCGCGATGTGATCGGCGACTACGCCATCAACGTCTTCAATCAGCATACGGCGGCGTTGCTCTTCGAATTGGGGGCCCGTCGCCTGGTCACTTCCGTTGAATTGACGACGGATGAAGTGGGGCAGCTCGTCGCGCCCTGGCAGGGCGCCGGCTTTGACGTGCTGGTGTACGGCCGCCCGGAAGGGATGACCATCGAACACTGCGTCCTCTCTGCCGCGTTCGATCGAAAGCCCACCACCTGTCGAGATCTGTGTGTGCAGAAGCACACGAATGTCGCGCTCACGGACCCCGCAGGATACACGTTTGCCGTGGCGACTGATTCCGCGTGTCGGAATCGACTGCTGCATTCGCGGCCGATCGATGCGTCCGAGTATTTGCCGGCGCTGTGGCACCACGGGATTCGAGGGTACCATCTGGTATTCAACGTGCCGGGAGATCCGGTCGCAGCGATTGTGAGCGGTTATCGCGCGGCACTCGATGCGCTGCAGCACGACCGGACGCCCGACCTTGGCGTGACGCGCCGACTGCTGGACGGTGCATTCACGCGCGGACACTTTGCGCGAGCGGTGTAA
- a CDS encoding DUF1446 domain-containing protein — MSDASRIVRVASGQGFWGDWLEAPRRQVEGGPVDYLMLDYLAEVTMSILQKQRERDPRMGYARDFVGAMESVFPAVAERGVKVIANAGGVNPSACAEAVLAAATAQGVRGRIRIGVVSGDDILDRLDELLAAGHPLANMDTGEPLSSIRDRVLSANAYIGSTPIVEALEQGANVVITGRSTDTALTMAPLRHEFKWAADDWNRLAAGIIAGHILECGAQSSGGNCLHEWRTIPDLANVGYPIAEASADGSFVITKHPGTGGRVSVPSVTEQLVYEMGDPNAYITPDVVADFTSIHVAADGENRVRVHGITGGPPTPFLKVSIAYRAGYKAVGSLVYAWPDAMEKAQLADRVLRERLDNLGLRFDQVLTEFVGANATHGSLAGDGRDAPEVQFRIGVRGSDRAAVERFTREIVPLVLNGPPSVTGFAAGRPKVEEIVAYWPALLDKRAVSTAVRILE, encoded by the coding sequence ATGAGTGACGCATCGCGCATCGTGCGCGTCGCGAGCGGACAGGGATTCTGGGGCGATTGGCTGGAGGCCCCGCGACGCCAGGTGGAGGGCGGGCCGGTCGACTACCTGATGCTCGACTACCTCGCGGAAGTCACGATGTCGATCCTGCAGAAGCAACGCGAGCGCGATCCTCGCATGGGGTATGCGCGGGACTTTGTGGGCGCCATGGAAAGCGTGTTCCCCGCAGTGGCTGAGCGAGGAGTCAAAGTCATTGCCAACGCGGGCGGTGTGAACCCCTCGGCCTGCGCGGAAGCCGTATTGGCGGCGGCAACAGCCCAGGGCGTTCGCGGACGCATTCGCATTGGGGTGGTCAGCGGCGATGATATCCTCGACCGCCTCGATGAATTGCTTGCTGCCGGACATCCGTTAGCCAACATGGACACCGGCGAGCCGCTGAGCAGTATTCGGGACCGCGTGCTGTCGGCCAATGCGTACATCGGCTCCACACCGATTGTCGAGGCCCTTGAACAAGGCGCCAACGTGGTCATCACGGGACGCAGCACCGACACGGCGCTCACGATGGCGCCGTTGCGTCACGAATTCAAATGGGCGGCCGACGATTGGAATCGACTCGCCGCCGGTATCATTGCCGGTCACATCCTCGAGTGCGGCGCGCAAAGTTCCGGCGGCAACTGCCTGCACGAGTGGCGCACGATTCCCGATCTGGCCAATGTCGGGTATCCGATTGCTGAAGCATCGGCCGATGGCTCATTCGTGATCACCAAGCACCCGGGCACGGGCGGTCGCGTCTCGGTGCCCAGTGTAACCGAACAATTGGTGTACGAGATGGGCGACCCGAATGCCTACATCACGCCCGATGTCGTCGCCGATTTCACCAGCATTCATGTGGCGGCCGACGGGGAGAACCGCGTGCGCGTGCACGGGATCACCGGCGGCCCGCCGACACCGTTCCTCAAGGTCTCCATCGCGTATCGCGCCGGTTACAAGGCGGTGGGTTCGCTGGTGTACGCGTGGCCCGATGCGATGGAGAAGGCGCAGTTGGCCGATCGCGTGTTGCGCGAGCGACTGGACAATCTGGGATTGCGCTTCGACCAGGTGCTGACGGAATTCGTCGGCGCCAACGCCACGCATGGCTCACTCGCAGGCGATGGGCGGGACGCACCCGAAGTGCAATTCCGTATCGGCGTGCGTGGCAGTGATCGCGCCGCCGTCGAGCGCTTCACGCGCGAAATCGTCCCGCTGGTACTCAATGGCCCGCCCAGCGTCACCGGATTTGCGGCCGGTCGCCCCAAGGTCGAGGAGATCGTGGCCTACTGGCCGGCGTTGCTCGACAAACGTGCCGTGTCCACCGCCGTTCGCATCCTGGAGTAG